In Salmo salar chromosome ssa03, Ssal_v3.1, whole genome shotgun sequence, a single genomic region encodes these proteins:
- the LOC106601141 gene encoding cAMP-specific 3',5'-cyclic phosphodiesterase 4D isoform X2, with protein sequence MGVVEAIDPASPSPCPSPVPGGYRLPHSSTSYSQLQGRGGGPDLELDLGAAAGGVLEGSGTAAERRTPLVDLFCETCSRPWLIGWWDQFKRMLNRELSHLSEMSRSGNQVSEYISTTFLDKQNEVEIPSPTLRERERDKPMCHISGVKKLTHSSSLSINTTMPRFGVKTEQEDALARELDDLNKWGLNIFRLAEFSNNRPLSCIMFAIFQERDLLKTFRIPVDTFVTYVMTLEDHYHANVAYHNSLHAADVTQSTHVLLSTPALDAVFTDLEILAALFAAAIHDVDHPGVSNQFLINTNSELALMYNDESVLENHHLAVGFKLLHEDNCDIFQNLSKRQRQSLRKLVIDMVLATDMSKHMSLLADLKTMVETKKVTSSGVLLLDHYTDRIQVLRNMVHCADLSNPTKPLVVYREWTERIMEEFFRQGDKERERGMEISPMCDKHTASVEKSQVGFIDYIVHPLWETWGDLVHPDAQDILDTLEDNRDWYQSTIPQSPISPPPMPLGPDKRLNACIDKFQFKLTLDDDTEGGQEEEEEEEEEERKTTPNHMVLDCSQGEEEDKKEEEEGEDVVKGEKEGDIIEEEGEVGMEEEEEEEKRGVLQRAQSGVEIHSDTSPVEDEEEEDSSSPADDT encoded by the exons ATGGGTGTGGTAGAGGCCATTGACCCCGCCTCGCCGTCCCCTTGCCCCTCGCCCGTGCCAGGCGGCTACCGGctgccccactcttccaccagctacagccagctgcaggggaggggaggagggccaGACCTGGAGCTGGACCTAGGTGCGGCTGCCGGTGGGGTTCTGGAAGGTTCTGGGACGGCAGCGGAGCGCAGGACACCTCTAGTAGACCTGTTCTGTGAGACCTGCTCGAGACCATGGCTCATTGGATGGTGGGACCAG TTTAAGAGGATGTTGAACCGGGAGCTATCTCACCTGTCAGAGATGAGTCGTTCAGGGAACCAGGTGTCTGAATACATCTCCACTACCTTCCTCG ATAAGCAGAATGAGGTAGAGATCCCGTCTCCGACCCTGCGGGAGCGGGAGCGGGACAAGCCCATGTGTCATATCAGTGGAGTGAAGAAGCTGACACACAGCTCCAGCCTGTCCATCAACACCACCATGCCACGCTTCGGAGTCAAGACTGAACAGGAGGATGCACTGGCCAGG GAGCTGGATGACTTGAATAAGTGGGGCCTTAATATCTTTCGTCTGGCTGAGTTCTCCAATAATAGGCCTCTCAGCTGTATCATGTTCGCCATCTTCCAG GAGAGGGATCTGTTGAAGACGTTTCGAATCCCTGTCGACACCTTTGTGACCTATGTTATGACCCTGGAGGACCACTACCATGCCAACGTGGCCTACCACAACAGCCTCCACGCCGCTGACGTCACACAGTCCACCCACGTCCTGCTGTCCACACCGGCTCTGGAC GCTGTGTTCACTGATCTGGAGATCCTGGCTGCGTTATTTGCTGCTGCCATCCATGATGTGGATCACCCTGGCGTGTCCAACCAGTTCCTCATCAACACCA ACTCGGAGCTGGCTCTGATGTACAACGATGAGTCAGTCCTGGAGAACCACCACCTGGCCGTGGGCTTCAAGCTGCTCCACGAGGACAACTGTGACATCTTCCAGAACCTCAgcaagaggcagagacagagcctgCGCAAGCTCGTTATCGATATG GTGTTGGCGACGGATATGTCCAAGCACATGAGTTTGCTGGCTGATCTGAAGACCATGGTGGAGACGAAGAAGGTGACCAGTTCAGGAGTACTCCTGCTCGACCATTACACTGACCGCATCCAG gtgcTGAGGAACATGGTGCACTGTGCGGACCTAAGTAACCCCACCAAGCCCTTGGTCGTGTACAGAGAGTGGACTGAGCGCATCATGGAGGAGTTCTTTAGACAGGgggacaaggagagggagagaggcatggAGATCAGCCCCATGTGTGACAAACACACTGCTTCTGTGGAGAAGAGTCAG GTGGGCTTCATCGACTACATCGTGCACCCTCTGTGGGAGACGTGGGGGGACCTGGTGCACCCTGACGCCCAGGACATCCTGGACACTCTTGAGGACAACAGGGACTGGTACCAGAGCACCAtccctcagagtcccatctcCCCACCCCCAATGCCCCTCGGCCCAGACAAGAGGCTCAACGCCTGCATTGACAAGTTCCAGTTCAAGCTCACCTTGGATGACGACacggagggaggacaggaggaggaagaggaggaggaggaggaggagaggaaaaccacccccaATCACATGGTGCTGGACTGCAgtcagggagaggaggaagacaagaaagaagaggaggaaggagaggacgtGGTGAAGGGTGAAAAGGAAGGAGACATCATCGAGGAGGAAGGGGAagtagggatggaggaggaggaggaggaggagaagaggggagttcTTCAGCGAGCTCAGTCAGGGGTGGAGATACACTCTGACACAAGCCCcgtggaggacgaggaggaggaagactccTCCTCACCAGCTGATGACACATGA